Proteins encoded by one window of Castor canadensis chromosome 2, mCasCan1.hap1v2, whole genome shotgun sequence:
- the LOC141418562 gene encoding sperm motility kinase 2B-like has product MSGDCPKGLTGLLVSSTKDVLTSRYQVTRNIGRGSFGLVKLAFHRDTGTDVAVKVLKKGTFNASIKSEVSILKTLQHPNIARLIEVKETVERVYLILEYASRGTLLRYVRKSHHLQETQAREFFRQICWGLAYCHQQGVAHLDIKPNNILLDSTYTIKICDFGMSTRFTVGEQLCQAGGAWSHRAPEMFLYCKYHGPKADAWSLGVVLYFMTVGGFPFQGRNFQELRKNILCAKYHLPRRVSAELKNILGRLLTRDSSQRATVEEILEHAWAHQDAPSPPVQTLAASLNPAILSAMVAIGYDAREIVRSLQNREINDTTAMYLLFEQRARQDSNCPMELDSIQPVVPPCPSPASLSTRPETLRRRASAPASLSSFSFSILTWKLNLPQNDHNSGKNGSKRIFLTTSPLFTPQRRSPNASRVPPHACVELKGGKSSEHKCSAQNALPVGQPQEVIRGAERNRSRGWRGAARRIVTTLLRMCCFPSCSNVCHRGGQADGNGEQEDLTTALRRGIPPRCGLK; this is encoded by the coding sequence GCTTGTAAAATTAGCCTTTCATCGTGACACAGGGACTGATGTCGCTGTGAAAGTGCTGaagaaaggaacatttaatgcTTCCATCAAAAGTGAGGTGTCCATTTTGAAGACGCTGCAGCATCCCAACATTGCTCGTCTCATCGAGGTGAAGGAAACAGTCGAGAGGGTTTATCTCATCCTTGAATACGCAAGTCGGGGGACCCTGCTACGGTATGTTCGAAAGTCCCACCACCTGCAGGAGACCCAGGCCCGTGAATTTTTCAGACAAATTTGTTGGGGATTGGCTTATTGTCACCAGCAGGGTGTCGCACACCTCGACATTAAGCCCAATAACATTTTATTGGATTCCACCTACACAATCAAAATCTGTGATTTCGGAATGAGCACCAGGTTCACAGTAGGAGAGCAGCTGTGTCAGGCAGGCGGCGCTTGGTCACACCGTGCGCCTGAAATGTTTCTTTATTGTAAGTACCATGGCCCCAAGGCCGATGCCTGGAGCTTGGGAGTAGTACTGTACTTCATGACTGTGGGAGGTTTCCCCTTTCAGGGCAGAAACTTTCAGGAGCTTCGCAAGAATATCCTGTGTGCAAAGTACCACCTTCCAAGGCGTGTTTCTGCTGAGTTAAAAAACATCCTAGGTCGTCTGTTGACCCGTGACTCCAGCCAGAGGGCCACGGTGGAGGAGATCCTGGAGCATGCCTGGGCCCACCAAGATGCTCCCAGTCCTCCTGTCCAGACCCTGGCTGCATCCCTGAACCCTGCCATATTATCGGCTATGGTTGCCATAGGCTATGACGCTAGAGAAATTGTACGATCActacaaaatagagaaataaatgacaccaCTGCCATGTACCTTTTGTTTGAACAGCGGGCACGCCAGGATTCTAATTGCCCTATGGAACTTGATTCTATACAACCAGTAGTTCCACCTTGCCCGTCTCCTGCAAGTCTTTCCACCCGTCCCGAGACACTAAGGAGGAGAGCCAGCGCACCTGCAAGCCTTAgctctttctccttctcaatCCTAACATGGAAATTGAATCTGCCCCAGAATGACCACAACTCAGGAAAGAATGGCAGCAAAAGAATCTTCCTGACCACCAGTCCCCTCTTCACCCCGCAGAGGAGAAGCCCAAACGCCAGCAGAGTCCCCCCACATGCTTGCGTGGAACTCAAAGGAGGCAAGTCATCTGAGCATAAGTGCTCTGCACAAAATGCCCTTCCAGTTGGGCAGCCCCAGGAGGTGATCAGAGGTGCTGAACGCAACAGGAGCAGGGGCTGGAGAGGAGCCGCCAGGAGGATAGTCACCACCCTTCTCAGAATGTGCTGTTTTCCTTCCTGTTCAAATGTATGCCACCGAGGAGGGCAAGCGGATGGTAATGGAGAGCAAGAGGACCTTACCACAGCCTTGAGGAGGGGGATCCCTCCTAGGTGTGGACTGAAATAG